TTTCTTTATATGAAACTTCTTGCTCATCGTATAAATTATTTATGATTTATGATTTACGACTTATGATTCAAGAAATTCGATTATGCAATCTAAAATCCAAAATCATAAATCTAAAATCTTAAAGTACTTCGGGGGCTAATGACACAATCTTGGTATAACCCTCACGAACTTCTCTGGCAACAGGTCCGAAGATACGAGTTCCTCTCATTTCACCCGCGTTGTTCAATAACACGCAAGCATTGTCATCAAAGCGGATATAAGATCCGTCCGGACGTCTGTATTCTTTACTTACACGAACTACCACAGCCTTACTAACTGAACCTTTTTTTACTTCACCGTTCGGGATGGCGTTCTTCACGGCAACAACGATTTTATCGCCTACGCGTGCATATCTTTTCCTGGTACCACCAAGAACACGGATACAAAGCACTTCTCTAGCGCCGCTGTTGTCGGCTACGGTCAATCTACTTTCTTGTTGTATCATGATTACTTAGCTCTTTCAATGATTTCAACTAATCTCCATCTCTTGGTTTTACTCAAAGGACGGGTCTCCATAATTCTCACTGTATCCCCGATGTTACATTCATTTTTCTCATCGTGAGCAGTGAACTTCTTGGTCTTGTTGACGAACTTCCCGTAAATCGGGTGTTTCTCCTTAAAATGAACGGCAACCGTGATAGATTTGTCCATCTTGTTGCTTACCACAAGACCGGTACGCTCTTTTCTAAGATTTCTTTCCATTTTTCTACTACTTATTTAATTCACGTTTGCGTAACTCCGTCATCAATCTAGCGATGTTTCTTCTTGTCGTCCGGATTAACATCGGGTTCTCAAGTGGAGAAACAGCATGGTTCATCTTCATCTTGTTCAAGGCAGCTTTTTCTGTCTCGATCTTTTCTCTTATCTCTTCAGTGGTTAAATCTTTAATCTCTGATGTTTTCATTTCTCTTACAATTTTTCGTTTCGAAATTCAAAATAGTCTCACGACTACTCAGTGTAATCACGTCTAACCACGAACTTAGTAGCGATGGGTAGCTTTTGTGCTGCCAGGCGCAATGCCTCCTTAGCGATTGCATACGGAACTCCATCTGCTTCGAAAAGAATACGACCCGGAGTAACAGGAGCAACGAATCCTTCTGGAGATCCCTTACCCTTACCCATACGAACCTCAGCGGGTTTCTTAGTAATAGGTTTATCTGGAAATATACGAATCCATATCTGACCCTGTCTTTGCATGTAACGGGTTACTGCAACACGGGCTGCCTCAA
The window above is part of the Butyricimonas paravirosa genome. Proteins encoded here:
- the rplP gene encoding 50S ribosomal protein L16 translates to MLQPKRTKYRRSQKGRMRGNAQRGHELAFGSFGIKALENMWIEQRQIEAARVAVTRYMQRQGQIWIRIFPDKPITKKPAEVRMGKGKGSPEGFVAPVTPGRILFEADGVPYAIAKEALRLAAQKLPIATKFVVRRDYTE
- the rplN gene encoding 50S ribosomal protein L14, coding for MIQQESRLTVADNSGAREVLCIRVLGGTRKRYARVGDKIVVAVKNAIPNGEVKKGSVSKAVVVRVSKEYRRPDGSYIRFDDNACVLLNNAGEMRGTRIFGPVAREVREGYTKIVSLAPEVL
- the rpmC gene encoding 50S ribosomal protein L29, which produces MKTSEIKDLTTEEIREKIETEKAALNKMKMNHAVSPLENPMLIRTTRRNIARLMTELRKRELNK
- the rpsQ gene encoding 30S ribosomal protein S17 — translated: MERNLRKERTGLVVSNKMDKSITVAVHFKEKHPIYGKFVNKTKKFTAHDEKNECNIGDTVRIMETRPLSKTKRWRLVEIIERAK